The Deinococcus sonorensis KR-87 genome includes a window with the following:
- the mobA gene encoding molybdenum cofactor guanylyltransferase yields the protein MDHAGCAAAITAGGQSRRYGSDKALARFEGQTLLERVALSLAWASPRLLVAPPGRYRLAGWQATGDLRPGQGPLAGLEAALSAAPDGWLAFAAVDLPHLTPGYWRTLTEQRQPGALAVCGQDEAGRSQPLAALYHTSALPVVRRLLDAEERRMSALLEQLPTIQLPWATLAFCGPQLYRNANRPEDLLG from the coding sequence ATGGACCACGCTGGCTGCGCGGCGGCCATTACGGCGGGCGGCCAGTCGCGGCGCTACGGCAGCGACAAGGCGCTGGCCCGCTTTGAAGGCCAGACCCTGCTGGAACGGGTGGCGCTGAGCCTGGCCTGGGCCTCACCCCGGCTGCTGGTGGCGCCGCCCGGACGCTACCGGCTGGCTGGCTGGCAGGCGACCGGCGACCTGAGACCTGGGCAGGGACCGCTGGCGGGCCTGGAGGCGGCGCTGAGCGCTGCCCCGGACGGCTGGCTGGCCTTTGCGGCGGTGGACCTGCCGCACCTGACGCCCGGCTACTGGCGGACCCTGACGGAGCAGCGGCAGCCGGGCGCGCTGGCGGTGTGCGGGCAGGACGAGGCGGGCCGGTCCCAGCCGCTGGCCGCCCTCTATCACACCAGCGCTCTGCCGGTGGTGCGCCGCCTGCTGGACGCCGAGGAGCGGCGGATGTCGGCGCTGCTGGAACAGCTGCCCACCATTCAGCTGCCGTGGGCCACGCTGGCCTTCTGCGGCCCGCAGTTGTACCGGAATGCCAA